Proteins encoded together in one Thermococcus barophilus MP window:
- a CDS encoding DUF1156 domain-containing protein, with translation MERTFLESPNFPIREINEKSAKEKGPARPPYWEMVFWWTRKPLIGARAVIAGALLPKDFDTNEFKKIIRLNEKTSPHRFNPQIPDKYKQYFEGKKLLDPFAGFGSIPLEGLRLGLDVTAVELLPTAYVFLKAVLEYPKKFGRLKVKVPVKELEALGLNSYAREAKKKIVANVEVPALVYDVAKWGNWITGQLKNDPELRELYDDDVAVYIGTWEVKCPHCGKWTPIVGNWWLARVKDSKGKYQRLAYMKPKRAKNGIEIEVVDLNRIVGDVSNARVDTRKGEIVFEDEEIVKELKPKIEKGEVDAKIRKIDGKEIVVFDVPKSNIESRRQQAFCLNCGNVMRFVDESGNHYTGKKGEGEFYIKFALKKYHQGDESYARQRLLVKVKIEDKDLVFEPATKEDNAKLEKAKEKVKELLEKGNPDIPREPVPPYGSLLFGALQIIGWGFDQWYKLFNPRQLLTLIKILRLIREVGRKVEEEKLKEGWGEEKAFEYAEAVATYLAIALGRYADYNSINTLWNAGSWSDNKVAHTLSSRGIAMQWNWCEIPAVKDLPLTYSGNLPNLKNAIGYLTSALSSGQRTLTGLSSNTVKVIQGDATSLNLPEKFDVIVTDPPYSIDVPYAELSDFYYVWLKRALSDVEGNKLVPRFHSEAFFKKIGKKYREREVQWKEFASKEVSEFSARFFTEREKEKLAKEHFKNLFTQAFIAMKTNLKDDGILATYYAHTSLDAWATLIEAGWQGAKLQITTAIPLSTESATSIMSRGKLSLDTSIIAVWRKVKRDGKKVVDVRDFVEYKDPYTGEVKKVRFTEKIQLVAEEKARQLLAHGYTGLDLLYGVIASALSVITEYEEVQRYGTKLPVLEILEKYVYPASAQAIAKALAQEVHGRVSSKEALFYLLAKLLFGKAKVSSNDVVLLSIATETNSRELISSKILLEKKEGSSKYYQLNSPQSDNLTKLEAFLKSRGIDIANPKPKNAIDALHLLEYYAKRHPKSEFRRRYDELKQKYQSLVEEATNLALIFTSMAKNLRWDDVEFKLAENIAEKLELIKKPQKTLMEIIGS, from the coding sequence AGCCGTTAATTGGAGCAAGAGCTGTAATAGCAGGAGCATTGCTTCCAAAGGACTTCGATACCAATGAGTTTAAGAAAATAATAAGGCTCAATGAGAAGACAAGTCCTCATCGCTTTAATCCTCAAATCCCAGATAAATACAAGCAATATTTTGAAGGAAAAAAGCTTCTTGATCCCTTCGCGGGTTTTGGAAGCATTCCGCTTGAAGGACTCCGCTTGGGTTTGGATGTTACCGCTGTTGAGCTATTACCAACCGCTTACGTCTTCCTCAAGGCTGTTCTTGAATACCCAAAGAAGTTTGGAAGGCTGAAGGTGAAAGTTCCAGTTAAAGAGCTTGAAGCTTTAGGGTTAAACAGCTACGCACGAGAGGCAAAGAAAAAGATAGTTGCAAATGTTGAAGTTCCCGCTTTGGTTTATGATGTTGCAAAATGGGGCAACTGGATTACTGGGCAGCTCAAAAACGACCCAGAGCTCAGAGAGCTTTATGACGATGATGTCGCCGTTTACATTGGCACGTGGGAAGTTAAATGCCCCCACTGTGGAAAGTGGACGCCGATAGTGGGCAATTGGTGGCTTGCAAGGGTTAAGGACAGCAAAGGCAAGTATCAGCGTTTAGCTTACATGAAGCCCAAGAGAGCCAAGAATGGCATTGAGATTGAAGTCGTTGATTTAAACCGAATAGTGGGTGATGTTTCAAACGCCAGAGTTGATACGAGAAAAGGAGAGATAGTCTTTGAAGATGAGGAAATAGTCAAGGAGCTTAAGCCTAAGATCGAGAAAGGGGAAGTTGACGCAAAGATTAGAAAGATTGATGGAAAAGAGATCGTTGTTTTTGATGTTCCAAAGAGCAACATTGAGTCAAGGAGACAGCAGGCGTTCTGCTTAAACTGTGGGAACGTCATGAGATTCGTTGATGAGAGTGGCAACCACTACACTGGAAAGAAGGGAGAAGGAGAATTTTACATCAAGTTTGCCCTCAAAAAGTATCATCAGGGTGACGAAAGCTATGCAAGGCAGAGGTTGCTTGTTAAAGTAAAGATTGAAGACAAAGACTTGGTCTTTGAACCAGCAACCAAAGAAGACAACGCAAAGTTGGAGAAAGCTAAGGAGAAAGTTAAAGAGCTGTTGGAGAAGGGAAACCCGGATATTCCAAGGGAACCCGTTCCGCCCTATGGTAGCTTACTCTTCGGTGCGTTGCAGATAATTGGGTGGGGCTTTGACCAGTGGTACAAGCTGTTCAACCCCCGCCAGCTCCTCACGCTGATTAAGATCCTAAGACTAATCCGCGAGGTTGGCAGGAAAGTCGAGGAGGAGAAGCTCAAGGAGGGCTGGGGGGAAGAGAAGGCCTTTGAATATGCGGAGGCTGTGGCGACGTATTTGGCAATTGCTTTAGGAAGATATGCAGATTACAATTCAATAAACACACTATGGAATGCTGGCTCTTGGAGTGATAATAAAGTTGCTCACACATTAAGCTCAAGGGGCATTGCAATGCAATGGAACTGGTGTGAAATTCCCGCAGTAAAAGATTTACCTCTTACATATTCTGGAAACCTCCCTAACTTAAAGAATGCCATAGGGTATCTTACCTCCGCCCTCTCCTCCGGCCAGAGGACCCTCACCGGGCTTTCCTCAAACACCGTCAAGGTAATCCAGGGCGACGCGACCTCTTTGAACTTGCCTGAAAAGTTCGACGTCATCGTGACCGACCCGCCTTACTCAATTGACGTCCCCTATGCGGAGCTTAGCGACTTCTACTATGTTTGGCTCAAGAGGGCCTTGAGTGACGTTGAAGGAAACAAGCTTGTCCCCAGATTTCACAGCGAAGCTTTCTTCAAGAAGATCGGAAAGAAGTACAGGGAGAGGGAAGTCCAGTGGAAGGAGTTTGCGAGCAAAGAGGTCTCAGAGTTCTCTGCAAGATTCTTTACTGAGAGAGAAAAAGAAAAGCTCGCCAAGGAACATTTCAAAAATCTCTTCACTCAGGCGTTCATAGCAATGAAGACCAACCTTAAAGATGACGGAATCCTGGCAACCTACTATGCCCACACATCCCTTGATGCTTGGGCTACTCTAATTGAAGCAGGCTGGCAAGGTGCAAAGTTACAAATCACCACCGCAATTCCACTGAGCACAGAATCGGCAACGAGCATAATGTCGAGAGGAAAGCTTTCCCTTGATACTTCAATCATAGCAGTCTGGCGTAAGGTCAAGAGAGATGGCAAAAAAGTCGTTGATGTCAGAGATTTTGTTGAATACAAAGATCCATACACAGGCGAAGTCAAAAAAGTCCGCTTCACGGAAAAGATACAGCTTGTTGCTGAAGAAAAAGCCAGACAGCTTTTAGCCCATGGCTACACTGGTCTGGATCTGCTTTATGGAGTAATAGCCTCAGCCTTGAGCGTGATCACCGAGTATGAGGAAGTCCAGAGGTATGGAACCAAACTCCCCGTGCTTGAAATTCTTGAAAAATACGTTTATCCAGCATCAGCCCAAGCCATTGCAAAAGCCTTGGCTCAGGAAGTTCACGGCAGAGTCTCATCAAAGGAGGCTCTCTTCTACCTCTTAGCCAAGCTTCTCTTTGGAAAGGCAAAGGTTTCATCAAATGATGTTGTCCTGCTCTCGATAGCAACAGAAACAAACTCAAGGGAGCTGATCAGCAGCAAGATACTCTTGGAGAAGAAAGAGGGAAGCTCAAAGTATTACCAGCTCAACTCACCGCAGAGCGACAACCTAACTAAGCTTGAGGCTTTCTTAAAGAGCAGGGGTATTGACATTGCAAATCCAAAGCCAAAGAACGCCATTGATGCTTTGCATCTCCTCGAGTATTATGCAAAGAGGCATCCAAAGAGCGAGTTCAGGAGAAGATACGACGAACTCAAGCAGAAGTACCAAAGCCTTGTTGAAGAAGCTACAAACTTGGCTTTGATATTCACAAGCATGGCAAAGAACCTAAGATGGGACGATGTGGAGTTCAAGCTTGCTGAGAACATTGCAGAGAAGCTCGAACTCATAAAGAAGCCTCAGAAGACATTGATGGAGATTATTGGGAGCTGA